One Oryza sativa Japonica Group chromosome 8, ASM3414082v1 DNA window includes the following coding sequences:
- the LOC4344566 gene encoding zinc finger CCCH domain-containing protein 54 isoform X1, which translates to MRCDRCARDTIHPIESRALDRSRILFLLCCYKRRPRFRFHVHQWWWWVAMEVPELVKLAFARVQRVEPEHVGKIFGVMLLREPDEDELVQLAYGPEATLLAKIEDTKAALTVIYARCSAAAAHGPPGGGGVGVGGGGGYHQQPQQLFSRPPVPACGGVRHHYSPAAAAAAAFGYQVQSPQYWPDSPPAPPTKAAQQEFAPPGLVVDASAEGPYPLRGGQHVLDDNNFGGGYYYPAGEDAFPNGGGGGGGSPARARRSNGLSTRRPCHYFSKGICKNGQNCHYSHHQVYQDALAGAAINGDVYNHQPGGVTPGSLETLEMEITELLNSRRGQPVSIASLPTLYGEKYGKGLQADGYLTESQRHGKAGYSLTRLLSRLNKIRVIERPHGQHSVVLAEDAAKYMDFRGGGGGGGGDTGSVPASSHQIYLTFPAESTFAEDDVANYFGQYGPVRDVRIPCQERRMFGFVSFQSPETVSTILMRRNPHFICGSRVLVKPYREKSKCVDRTCVDNIKSMVPYCPPRFFEFDQELYTAEYDASRLMRKQLAEKREMLLEMERRRATVRRLESMPPQFAYFDCSIEDASPLHSLQDDSKQLDLMNPSLASPDPLEIVSNSQAPPTQAGNIYDDHESNQIELLPESPFAASAPAGNSISTII; encoded by the exons atgcgatgcgatcGATGCGCGCGCGATACTATCCACCCGATCGAATCGCGCGCTCTCGATCGATCTCGAATTTTATTCCTCCTTTGTTGTTATAAAAGGAGGCCCAG GTTTAGGTTTCATGTCCaccagtggtggtggtgggtggcaATGGAGGTGCCGGAGTTAGTGAAGCTGGCGTTCGCGAGGGTGCAGAGGGTGGAGCCGGAGCATGTCGGCAAGATATTCGGCGTAATGCTGCTGAGGGAGCCCGACGAGGACGAGTTGGTGCAGCTCGCATATGGTCCCGAGGCCACGCTCCTCGCCAAGATCGAGGATACTAAAGCCGCGCTCACCGTCATCTATGcccgctgctccgccgccgccgcgcacggacctcccggtggcggcggcgtcggcgtcggcggcggcggaggctatcaccagcagccgcagcagctcTTCTCCCGCCCCCCGGTACCTGCTTGCGGCGGCGTTCGCCATCACtactctcccgccgccgccgccgcggctgccttTGGATACCAGGTCCAGTCGCCGCAGTACTGGCcggactcgccgccggcgccaccgacTAAGGCGGCGCAGCAGGAGTTCGCGCCTCCCGGGCTCGTCGTCGACGCCTCCGCGGAGGGCCCGTACCCGCTGCGCGGCGGCCAACACGTCCTCGACGACAACAACTTTGGCGGCGGGTACTACTACCCGGCCGGCGAGGACGCCTTCCCCAAtggcgggggtggcggcggggggtcgccggcgagggcgcggcgTTCGAACGGGCTGTCCACTCGACGTCCCTGCCACTACTTCTCCAAAGGCATCTGCAAGAACGGCCAGAACTGCCACTACTCGCACCACCAGGTGTACCAGgacgcgctcgccggcgccgccatcaaCGGCGACGTGTACAACCACCAGCCAGGCGGCGTGACGCCGGGCTCGCTCGAGACGCTGGAGATGGAGATCACCGAGCTGCTCAACTCGCGGCGCGGGCAGCCGGTGTCCATCGCCTCGCTGCCGACGCTCTACGGCGAGAAGTACGGCAAGGGACTCCAAGCCGACGGCTACCTCACCGAGAGCCAGCGCCATGGCAAGGCCGGATACAGCCTCACCAGGCTGCTCTCTCGCCTCAACAAGATACGGGTCATCGAAAG GCCGCACGGGCAGCATTCGGTGGTTCTCGCGGAGGACGCTGCCAAGTACATGGATTtcagaggtggcggcggcggtggtggcggcgacacGGGCTCAGTTCCGGCGAGCTCGCACCAGATATACCTCACCTTCCCAGCCGAGAGTACCTtcgccgaggacgacgtcgccAACTACTTCGG GCAGTACGGGCCGGTGCGCGACGTGAGGATCCCCTGCCAAGAGCGGCGCATGTTCGGGTTCGTCAGCTTCCAGAGCCCGGAGACGGTGAGCACCATCCTGATGCGGCGCAACCCGCATTTCATCTGCGGATCGCGGGTTCTCGTCAAGCCCTACAGGGAGAAATCCAAATGCGTCGACAG GACGTGCGTGGACAACATCAAATCGATGGTTCCCTACTGTCCTCCACGCTTCTTTGAGTTTGATCAAGAGCTCTACACAG CAGAGTATGATGCTTCGAGGTTGATGAGGAAGCAGTTGGCAGAGAAGCGCGAGATGCTCTTGGAGATGGAGAGGCGGCGCGCCACAGTTCGGAGGCTTGAATCCATGCCGCCACAGTTTGCATACTTCGATTGCAGCATTGAGGACGCCAGTCCCCTCCATTCTCTCCAGGATG ATTCGAAACAACTCGACCTTATGAATCCATCCCTTGCATCCCCTGATCCACTGGAGATCGTTTCAAACAGCCAAGCTCCTCCTACACAGGCAGGCAACATTTATGATGACCATGAGAG TAACCAGATTGAACTGCTGCCTGAGAGTCCATTCGCCGCATCAGCGCCTGCTGGAAACAGCATATCCACAATTATATAg
- the LOC4344566 gene encoding zinc finger CCCH domain-containing protein 54 isoform X2 has product MRCDRCARDTIHPIESRALDRSRILFLLCCYKRRPRFRFHVHQWWWWVAMEVPELVKLAFARVQRVEPEHVGKIFGVMLLREPDEDELVQLAYGPEATLLAKIEDTKAALTVIYARCSAAAAHGPPGGGGVGVGGGGGYHQQPQQLFSRPPVPACGGVRHHYSPAAAAAAAFGYQVQSPQYWPDSPPAPPTKAAQQEFAPPGLVVDASAEGPYPLRGGQHVLDDNNFGGGYYYPAGEDAFPNGGGGGGGSPARARRSNGLSTRRPCHYFSKGICKNGQNCHYSHHQVYQDALAGAAINGDVYNHQPGGVTPGSLETLEMEITELLNSRRGQPVSIASLPTLYGEKYGKGLQADGYLTESQRHGKAGYSLTRLLSRLNKIRVIERPHGQHSVVLAEDAAKYMDFRGGGGGGGGDTGSVPASSHQIYLTFPAESTFAEDDVANYFGQYGPVRDVRIPCQERRMFGFVSFQSPETVSTILMRRNPHFICGSRVLVKPYREKSKCVDRTCVDNIKSMVPYCPPRFFEFDQELYTEYDASRLMRKQLAEKREMLLEMERRRATVRRLESMPPQFAYFDCSIEDASPLHSLQDDSKQLDLMNPSLASPDPLEIVSNSQAPPTQAGNIYDDHESNQIELLPESPFAASAPAGNSISTII; this is encoded by the exons atgcgatgcgatcGATGCGCGCGCGATACTATCCACCCGATCGAATCGCGCGCTCTCGATCGATCTCGAATTTTATTCCTCCTTTGTTGTTATAAAAGGAGGCCCAG GTTTAGGTTTCATGTCCaccagtggtggtggtgggtggcaATGGAGGTGCCGGAGTTAGTGAAGCTGGCGTTCGCGAGGGTGCAGAGGGTGGAGCCGGAGCATGTCGGCAAGATATTCGGCGTAATGCTGCTGAGGGAGCCCGACGAGGACGAGTTGGTGCAGCTCGCATATGGTCCCGAGGCCACGCTCCTCGCCAAGATCGAGGATACTAAAGCCGCGCTCACCGTCATCTATGcccgctgctccgccgccgccgcgcacggacctcccggtggcggcggcgtcggcgtcggcggcggcggaggctatcaccagcagccgcagcagctcTTCTCCCGCCCCCCGGTACCTGCTTGCGGCGGCGTTCGCCATCACtactctcccgccgccgccgccgcggctgccttTGGATACCAGGTCCAGTCGCCGCAGTACTGGCcggactcgccgccggcgccaccgacTAAGGCGGCGCAGCAGGAGTTCGCGCCTCCCGGGCTCGTCGTCGACGCCTCCGCGGAGGGCCCGTACCCGCTGCGCGGCGGCCAACACGTCCTCGACGACAACAACTTTGGCGGCGGGTACTACTACCCGGCCGGCGAGGACGCCTTCCCCAAtggcgggggtggcggcggggggtcgccggcgagggcgcggcgTTCGAACGGGCTGTCCACTCGACGTCCCTGCCACTACTTCTCCAAAGGCATCTGCAAGAACGGCCAGAACTGCCACTACTCGCACCACCAGGTGTACCAGgacgcgctcgccggcgccgccatcaaCGGCGACGTGTACAACCACCAGCCAGGCGGCGTGACGCCGGGCTCGCTCGAGACGCTGGAGATGGAGATCACCGAGCTGCTCAACTCGCGGCGCGGGCAGCCGGTGTCCATCGCCTCGCTGCCGACGCTCTACGGCGAGAAGTACGGCAAGGGACTCCAAGCCGACGGCTACCTCACCGAGAGCCAGCGCCATGGCAAGGCCGGATACAGCCTCACCAGGCTGCTCTCTCGCCTCAACAAGATACGGGTCATCGAAAG GCCGCACGGGCAGCATTCGGTGGTTCTCGCGGAGGACGCTGCCAAGTACATGGATTtcagaggtggcggcggcggtggtggcggcgacacGGGCTCAGTTCCGGCGAGCTCGCACCAGATATACCTCACCTTCCCAGCCGAGAGTACCTtcgccgaggacgacgtcgccAACTACTTCGG GCAGTACGGGCCGGTGCGCGACGTGAGGATCCCCTGCCAAGAGCGGCGCATGTTCGGGTTCGTCAGCTTCCAGAGCCCGGAGACGGTGAGCACCATCCTGATGCGGCGCAACCCGCATTTCATCTGCGGATCGCGGGTTCTCGTCAAGCCCTACAGGGAGAAATCCAAATGCGTCGACAG GACGTGCGTGGACAACATCAAATCGATGGTTCCCTACTGTCCTCCACGCTTCTTTGAGTTTGATCAAGAGCTCTACACAG AGTATGATGCTTCGAGGTTGATGAGGAAGCAGTTGGCAGAGAAGCGCGAGATGCTCTTGGAGATGGAGAGGCGGCGCGCCACAGTTCGGAGGCTTGAATCCATGCCGCCACAGTTTGCATACTTCGATTGCAGCATTGAGGACGCCAGTCCCCTCCATTCTCTCCAGGATG ATTCGAAACAACTCGACCTTATGAATCCATCCCTTGCATCCCCTGATCCACTGGAGATCGTTTCAAACAGCCAAGCTCCTCCTACACAGGCAGGCAACATTTATGATGACCATGAGAG TAACCAGATTGAACTGCTGCCTGAGAGTCCATTCGCCGCATCAGCGCCTGCTGGAAACAGCATATCCACAATTATATAg
- the LOC4344566 gene encoding zinc finger CCCH domain-containing protein 54 isoform X5, translated as MRCDRCARDTIHPIESRALDRSRILFLLCCYKRRPRFHVHQWWWWVAMEVPELVKLAFARVQRVEPEHVGKIFGVMLLREPDEDELVQLAYGPEATLLAKIEDTKAALTVIYARCSAAAAHGPPGGGGVGVGGGGGYHQQPQQLFSRPPVPACGGVRHHYSPAAAAAAAFGYQVQSPQYWPDSPPAPPTKAAQQEFAPPGLVVDASAEGPYPLRGGQHVLDDNNFGGGYYYPAGEDAFPNGGGGGGGSPARARRSNGLSTRRPCHYFSKGICKNGQNCHYSHHQVYQDALAGAAINGDVYNHQPGGVTPGSLETLEMEITELLNSRRGQPVSIASLPTLYGEKYGKGLQADGYLTESQRHGKAGYSLTRLLSRLNKIRVIERPHGQHSVVLAEDAAKYMDFRGGGGGGGGDTGSVPASSHQIYLTFPAESTFAEDDVANYFGQYGPVRDVRIPCQERRMFGFVSFQSPETVSTILMRRNPHFICGSRVLVKPYREKSKCVDRTCVDNIKSMVPYCPPRFFEFDQELYTEYDASRLMRKQLAEKREMLLEMERRRATVRRLESMPPQFAYFDCSIEDASPLHSLQDDSKQLDLMNPSLASPDPLEIVSNSQAPPTQAGNIYDDHESNQIELLPESPFAASAPAGNSISTII; from the exons atgcgatgcgatcGATGCGCGCGCGATACTATCCACCCGATCGAATCGCGCGCTCTCGATCGATCTCGAATTTTATTCCTCCTTTGTTGTTATAAAAGGAGGCCCAG GTTTCATGTCCaccagtggtggtggtgggtggcaATGGAGGTGCCGGAGTTAGTGAAGCTGGCGTTCGCGAGGGTGCAGAGGGTGGAGCCGGAGCATGTCGGCAAGATATTCGGCGTAATGCTGCTGAGGGAGCCCGACGAGGACGAGTTGGTGCAGCTCGCATATGGTCCCGAGGCCACGCTCCTCGCCAAGATCGAGGATACTAAAGCCGCGCTCACCGTCATCTATGcccgctgctccgccgccgccgcgcacggacctcccggtggcggcggcgtcggcgtcggcggcggcggaggctatcaccagcagccgcagcagctcTTCTCCCGCCCCCCGGTACCTGCTTGCGGCGGCGTTCGCCATCACtactctcccgccgccgccgccgcggctgccttTGGATACCAGGTCCAGTCGCCGCAGTACTGGCcggactcgccgccggcgccaccgacTAAGGCGGCGCAGCAGGAGTTCGCGCCTCCCGGGCTCGTCGTCGACGCCTCCGCGGAGGGCCCGTACCCGCTGCGCGGCGGCCAACACGTCCTCGACGACAACAACTTTGGCGGCGGGTACTACTACCCGGCCGGCGAGGACGCCTTCCCCAAtggcgggggtggcggcggggggtcgccggcgagggcgcggcgTTCGAACGGGCTGTCCACTCGACGTCCCTGCCACTACTTCTCCAAAGGCATCTGCAAGAACGGCCAGAACTGCCACTACTCGCACCACCAGGTGTACCAGgacgcgctcgccggcgccgccatcaaCGGCGACGTGTACAACCACCAGCCAGGCGGCGTGACGCCGGGCTCGCTCGAGACGCTGGAGATGGAGATCACCGAGCTGCTCAACTCGCGGCGCGGGCAGCCGGTGTCCATCGCCTCGCTGCCGACGCTCTACGGCGAGAAGTACGGCAAGGGACTCCAAGCCGACGGCTACCTCACCGAGAGCCAGCGCCATGGCAAGGCCGGATACAGCCTCACCAGGCTGCTCTCTCGCCTCAACAAGATACGGGTCATCGAAAG GCCGCACGGGCAGCATTCGGTGGTTCTCGCGGAGGACGCTGCCAAGTACATGGATTtcagaggtggcggcggcggtggtggcggcgacacGGGCTCAGTTCCGGCGAGCTCGCACCAGATATACCTCACCTTCCCAGCCGAGAGTACCTtcgccgaggacgacgtcgccAACTACTTCGG GCAGTACGGGCCGGTGCGCGACGTGAGGATCCCCTGCCAAGAGCGGCGCATGTTCGGGTTCGTCAGCTTCCAGAGCCCGGAGACGGTGAGCACCATCCTGATGCGGCGCAACCCGCATTTCATCTGCGGATCGCGGGTTCTCGTCAAGCCCTACAGGGAGAAATCCAAATGCGTCGACAG GACGTGCGTGGACAACATCAAATCGATGGTTCCCTACTGTCCTCCACGCTTCTTTGAGTTTGATCAAGAGCTCTACACAG AGTATGATGCTTCGAGGTTGATGAGGAAGCAGTTGGCAGAGAAGCGCGAGATGCTCTTGGAGATGGAGAGGCGGCGCGCCACAGTTCGGAGGCTTGAATCCATGCCGCCACAGTTTGCATACTTCGATTGCAGCATTGAGGACGCCAGTCCCCTCCATTCTCTCCAGGATG ATTCGAAACAACTCGACCTTATGAATCCATCCCTTGCATCCCCTGATCCACTGGAGATCGTTTCAAACAGCCAAGCTCCTCCTACACAGGCAGGCAACATTTATGATGACCATGAGAG TAACCAGATTGAACTGCTGCCTGAGAGTCCATTCGCCGCATCAGCGCCTGCTGGAAACAGCATATCCACAATTATATAg
- the LOC4344566 gene encoding zinc finger CCCH domain-containing protein 54, protein MEVPELVKLAFARVQRVEPEHVGKIFGVMLLREPDEDELVQLAYGPEATLLAKIEDTKAALTVIYARCSAAAAHGPPGGGGVGVGGGGGYHQQPQQLFSRPPVPACGGVRHHYSPAAAAAAAFGYQVQSPQYWPDSPPAPPTKAAQQEFAPPGLVVDASAEGPYPLRGGQHVLDDNNFGGGYYYPAGEDAFPNGGGGGGGSPARARRSNGLSTRRPCHYFSKGICKNGQNCHYSHHQVYQDALAGAAINGDVYNHQPGGVTPGSLETLEMEITELLNSRRGQPVSIASLPTLYGEKYGKGLQADGYLTESQRHGKAGYSLTRLLSRLNKIRVIERPHGQHSVVLAEDAAKYMDFRGGGGGGGGDTGSVPASSHQIYLTFPAESTFAEDDVANYFGQYGPVRDVRIPCQERRMFGFVSFQSPETVSTILMRRNPHFICGSRVLVKPYREKSKCVDRTCVDNIKSMVPYCPPRFFEFDQELYTAEYDASRLMRKQLAEKREMLLEMERRRATVRRLESMPPQFAYFDCSIEDASPLHSLQDDSKQLDLMNPSLASPDPLEIVSNSQAPPTQAGNIYDDHESNQIELLPESPFAASAPAGNSISTII, encoded by the exons ATGGAGGTGCCGGAGTTAGTGAAGCTGGCGTTCGCGAGGGTGCAGAGGGTGGAGCCGGAGCATGTCGGCAAGATATTCGGCGTAATGCTGCTGAGGGAGCCCGACGAGGACGAGTTGGTGCAGCTCGCATATGGTCCCGAGGCCACGCTCCTCGCCAAGATCGAGGATACTAAAGCCGCGCTCACCGTCATCTATGcccgctgctccgccgccgccgcgcacggacctcccggtggcggcggcgtcggcgtcggcggcggcggaggctatcaccagcagccgcagcagctcTTCTCCCGCCCCCCGGTACCTGCTTGCGGCGGCGTTCGCCATCACtactctcccgccgccgccgccgcggctgccttTGGATACCAGGTCCAGTCGCCGCAGTACTGGCcggactcgccgccggcgccaccgacTAAGGCGGCGCAGCAGGAGTTCGCGCCTCCCGGGCTCGTCGTCGACGCCTCCGCGGAGGGCCCGTACCCGCTGCGCGGCGGCCAACACGTCCTCGACGACAACAACTTTGGCGGCGGGTACTACTACCCGGCCGGCGAGGACGCCTTCCCCAAtggcgggggtggcggcggggggtcgccggcgagggcgcggcgTTCGAACGGGCTGTCCACTCGACGTCCCTGCCACTACTTCTCCAAAGGCATCTGCAAGAACGGCCAGAACTGCCACTACTCGCACCACCAGGTGTACCAGgacgcgctcgccggcgccgccatcaaCGGCGACGTGTACAACCACCAGCCAGGCGGCGTGACGCCGGGCTCGCTCGAGACGCTGGAGATGGAGATCACCGAGCTGCTCAACTCGCGGCGCGGGCAGCCGGTGTCCATCGCCTCGCTGCCGACGCTCTACGGCGAGAAGTACGGCAAGGGACTCCAAGCCGACGGCTACCTCACCGAGAGCCAGCGCCATGGCAAGGCCGGATACAGCCTCACCAGGCTGCTCTCTCGCCTCAACAAGATACGGGTCATCGAAAG GCCGCACGGGCAGCATTCGGTGGTTCTCGCGGAGGACGCTGCCAAGTACATGGATTtcagaggtggcggcggcggtggtggcggcgacacGGGCTCAGTTCCGGCGAGCTCGCACCAGATATACCTCACCTTCCCAGCCGAGAGTACCTtcgccgaggacgacgtcgccAACTACTTCGG GCAGTACGGGCCGGTGCGCGACGTGAGGATCCCCTGCCAAGAGCGGCGCATGTTCGGGTTCGTCAGCTTCCAGAGCCCGGAGACGGTGAGCACCATCCTGATGCGGCGCAACCCGCATTTCATCTGCGGATCGCGGGTTCTCGTCAAGCCCTACAGGGAGAAATCCAAATGCGTCGACAG GACGTGCGTGGACAACATCAAATCGATGGTTCCCTACTGTCCTCCACGCTTCTTTGAGTTTGATCAAGAGCTCTACACAG CAGAGTATGATGCTTCGAGGTTGATGAGGAAGCAGTTGGCAGAGAAGCGCGAGATGCTCTTGGAGATGGAGAGGCGGCGCGCCACAGTTCGGAGGCTTGAATCCATGCCGCCACAGTTTGCATACTTCGATTGCAGCATTGAGGACGCCAGTCCCCTCCATTCTCTCCAGGATG ATTCGAAACAACTCGACCTTATGAATCCATCCCTTGCATCCCCTGATCCACTGGAGATCGTTTCAAACAGCCAAGCTCCTCCTACACAGGCAGGCAACATTTATGATGACCATGAGAG TAACCAGATTGAACTGCTGCCTGAGAGTCCATTCGCCGCATCAGCGCCTGCTGGAAACAGCATATCCACAATTATATAg
- the LOC4344566 gene encoding zinc finger CCCH domain-containing protein 54 isoform X3: MRCDRCARDTIHPIESRALDRSRILFLLCCYKRRPRFHVHQWWWWVAMEVPELVKLAFARVQRVEPEHVGKIFGVMLLREPDEDELVQLAYGPEATLLAKIEDTKAALTVIYARCSAAAAHGPPGGGGVGVGGGGGYHQQPQQLFSRPPVPACGGVRHHYSPAAAAAAAFGYQVQSPQYWPDSPPAPPTKAAQQEFAPPGLVVDASAEGPYPLRGGQHVLDDNNFGGGYYYPAGEDAFPNGGGGGGGSPARARRSNGLSTRRPCHYFSKGICKNGQNCHYSHHQVYQDALAGAAINGDVYNHQPGGVTPGSLETLEMEITELLNSRRGQPVSIASLPTLYGEKYGKGLQADGYLTESQRHGKAGYSLTRLLSRLNKIRVIERPHGQHSVVLAEDAAKYMDFRGGGGGGGGDTGSVPASSHQIYLTFPAESTFAEDDVANYFGQYGPVRDVRIPCQERRMFGFVSFQSPETVSTILMRRNPHFICGSRVLVKPYREKSKCVDRTCVDNIKSMVPYCPPRFFEFDQELYTAEYDASRLMRKQLAEKREMLLEMERRRATVRRLESMPPQFAYFDCSIEDASPLHSLQDDSKQLDLMNPSLASPDPLEIVSNSQAPPTQAGNIYDDHESNQIELLPESPFAASAPAGNSISTII, encoded by the exons atgcgatgcgatcGATGCGCGCGCGATACTATCCACCCGATCGAATCGCGCGCTCTCGATCGATCTCGAATTTTATTCCTCCTTTGTTGTTATAAAAGGAGGCCCAG GTTTCATGTCCaccagtggtggtggtgggtggcaATGGAGGTGCCGGAGTTAGTGAAGCTGGCGTTCGCGAGGGTGCAGAGGGTGGAGCCGGAGCATGTCGGCAAGATATTCGGCGTAATGCTGCTGAGGGAGCCCGACGAGGACGAGTTGGTGCAGCTCGCATATGGTCCCGAGGCCACGCTCCTCGCCAAGATCGAGGATACTAAAGCCGCGCTCACCGTCATCTATGcccgctgctccgccgccgccgcgcacggacctcccggtggcggcggcgtcggcgtcggcggcggcggaggctatcaccagcagccgcagcagctcTTCTCCCGCCCCCCGGTACCTGCTTGCGGCGGCGTTCGCCATCACtactctcccgccgccgccgccgcggctgccttTGGATACCAGGTCCAGTCGCCGCAGTACTGGCcggactcgccgccggcgccaccgacTAAGGCGGCGCAGCAGGAGTTCGCGCCTCCCGGGCTCGTCGTCGACGCCTCCGCGGAGGGCCCGTACCCGCTGCGCGGCGGCCAACACGTCCTCGACGACAACAACTTTGGCGGCGGGTACTACTACCCGGCCGGCGAGGACGCCTTCCCCAAtggcgggggtggcggcggggggtcgccggcgagggcgcggcgTTCGAACGGGCTGTCCACTCGACGTCCCTGCCACTACTTCTCCAAAGGCATCTGCAAGAACGGCCAGAACTGCCACTACTCGCACCACCAGGTGTACCAGgacgcgctcgccggcgccgccatcaaCGGCGACGTGTACAACCACCAGCCAGGCGGCGTGACGCCGGGCTCGCTCGAGACGCTGGAGATGGAGATCACCGAGCTGCTCAACTCGCGGCGCGGGCAGCCGGTGTCCATCGCCTCGCTGCCGACGCTCTACGGCGAGAAGTACGGCAAGGGACTCCAAGCCGACGGCTACCTCACCGAGAGCCAGCGCCATGGCAAGGCCGGATACAGCCTCACCAGGCTGCTCTCTCGCCTCAACAAGATACGGGTCATCGAAAG GCCGCACGGGCAGCATTCGGTGGTTCTCGCGGAGGACGCTGCCAAGTACATGGATTtcagaggtggcggcggcggtggtggcggcgacacGGGCTCAGTTCCGGCGAGCTCGCACCAGATATACCTCACCTTCCCAGCCGAGAGTACCTtcgccgaggacgacgtcgccAACTACTTCGG GCAGTACGGGCCGGTGCGCGACGTGAGGATCCCCTGCCAAGAGCGGCGCATGTTCGGGTTCGTCAGCTTCCAGAGCCCGGAGACGGTGAGCACCATCCTGATGCGGCGCAACCCGCATTTCATCTGCGGATCGCGGGTTCTCGTCAAGCCCTACAGGGAGAAATCCAAATGCGTCGACAG GACGTGCGTGGACAACATCAAATCGATGGTTCCCTACTGTCCTCCACGCTTCTTTGAGTTTGATCAAGAGCTCTACACAG CAGAGTATGATGCTTCGAGGTTGATGAGGAAGCAGTTGGCAGAGAAGCGCGAGATGCTCTTGGAGATGGAGAGGCGGCGCGCCACAGTTCGGAGGCTTGAATCCATGCCGCCACAGTTTGCATACTTCGATTGCAGCATTGAGGACGCCAGTCCCCTCCATTCTCTCCAGGATG ATTCGAAACAACTCGACCTTATGAATCCATCCCTTGCATCCCCTGATCCACTGGAGATCGTTTCAAACAGCCAAGCTCCTCCTACACAGGCAGGCAACATTTATGATGACCATGAGAG TAACCAGATTGAACTGCTGCCTGAGAGTCCATTCGCCGCATCAGCGCCTGCTGGAAACAGCATATCCACAATTATATAg